The genomic window ATCACGTCGAGCGTCGCGATCAGCGCGCCGAGGACGACGGGGCCGTAGAACAGACCCATGACGCCGAAGGCGTAGACGCCGCCGAGGACGCCGAGGATGATGACGGCAGGGTTGAGTTCGGCGTAGCGATCGACGAGGACCGGCCGGAGGTAGTCGTCGGAGAGGCCGACGATGATCACGCTGTAGACGAACAGCCCCACTGCGAACAGTGGCTGGTCGATCAGGAAGAGATAGACGACGGCCGGCCCCCAGACCAGAAACGAGCCGATCAGCGGGATCAGCGAGAGGATGATCATGACGAACGTCCAGAACGCGGCGTTCGGGACGCCGGTCGCCAACAGCCCCAACCCGGCGAGAGTCCCCTGAATGATCGCGATCAGGACGTGCCCGGCGAGGACGGCCCACATGACTTCGTCCAGTTTCTGGTAGAAATCGTCCTGTGCGTCGTCCGGCAGCGGCGTCAGTTCCCGCAGCCACGCCAACAGGTCCCCGCCGTCTTTGAGCAGGTAGTAGAGCAGGAACAGCGCGAGCCCCAGTCCGATCAACACGTGCGTAAGCGCGCTGAACCACTCCGTCGAGCGCTCGAGCACCATCGTCCCGGCGCTCTGTGCGGCGTCGGCGAGCGCCGACGGCAGATCGACAGTCTGGCCGGTCTGTTCCTCGATCGCCCGCTCGAGGTCGGCCACCTGCAACGAGTCGGTGTTGACCTGCTCGAGGAGTCGGCGAGCGTCGCTGGCGACCGCCGCGACGATGCCGATCAGCGGGACGACGAAGCCGGCGATCGCGAGGGCGACGAGCCCGAAGGCGGCGATCGGCGCCGCGACGTGTGTCTCGAGGCGCTGCTGGACCGGGTAGAGGACGTAGGCGATGAGGATGGCACCGAGGATGTACTGGAAAAACGGAAGCACGAGCAACAGGGAGAGATACGCGAAGAGGGCGACGAGGACGAGGAGAAATCCCTTGCTGAGATTCACACCATTATTTCTACCGTCGGCAGCATAAAACCACGGCCTGAACCTGTATTCAGTCCGGACTGTCGTGCGTACCCGTCACACGGCTTCAAGGGGCTGGTTCGCGAATTTCGGACCGAATGTCGACTCAGCTCGATCCCCTCTCGCTCTCGGCCGATCTCCTGTATACGGTCAAGACCGAGGGAGACGCCGATCAGTTACGAGAGCATCTGGCGGCGCTCGAGCGAACGCAGCTAGAGCGAGCGCTCTCCGGTCGAGAGGGGAAACTCGCCTTCTGGCTCAACTGTTACAACGCCTACGCGCAACTGCTGATAGAGGAGGAAGAACCCGATCTGCTCGAGGGCGGGCTCCTCGACCGCTGGAAGTTCTTCGCGCGCGATCAGATTCCCGTCAGCGGGGTCTGGCTGAGTCTCAACGATATCGAGCACGGCTTGCTCCGCAGTTCGAAGCAATCGTGGGGTTTCGGCTACGTTCCCCGGCTGTTTCCCTCCTCGTTCGAGCGGCAGTTCCGCCTCGAGGAGTGCGATCCGCGGGTGCACTTCGCGCTGGGCCACGGTGCCGAGCACTGCCCGCCGATCGCGGTCTACTCGCCGCGGGATGTCGACGAGGAACTGGACATCGCGATCGAGTGGTTCTTAGAGGAGAACGTCAGCTACGATCCCGCGGACGACGCGGCGACGGTCCCGCGACTGTTCCGGCAGTACCGTGGTGACTTCGGCGGCAAGCAAGGCGTCGTCGACTTCCTCCGGGAGTACAACGCCGTCCCGGAGGGGACGACGCCGGTCCTCGAGTACGAACAGATAGACCACTCCGCGGAACTCGACGTGGATTTAGACGCCGAAGACATCCGATCGTAGCTCGCCGCCGCCGACTCGACCTACTCGAGTCGATCGATCCTCGCCGCCGGCGCGCTCCGCATGACGCTTCGGGCCGCCCGTTCGGCGTTGGACCGCGAGGCGTACCCCTCGCCGCTGTCGGCGACGATGTTTCCGTTCCAGTGGACGAGCCGCCAGCGCCACTGGCCGCCCTTGTCCTCGTAGACCTCGAAGCGACTGGTTCGGCCGGAGTCGGCCGCCACCGCCGTCTCGTCGGTTTCGTCCGCCTCGACGCCGTCGTCGCCACCGTCGCGGTCCGCCACCCCCTCGAGGGGCATCACCGCCGCCACGGGATCGACGTCCGCCGAGTCCGCATCCGCACCGCGGTCGGCGGTCTCGGTTTCGGCGGCCGCAGCCGTCTCGGCCGACCCGGCGGTGTCGCCGTCGGCGATCGAGTCGCGGTCCGTGACTCGAACGCTCGAGCCGTCGGGGTCGTCCCACTCGAGTTCGAGTTCCAGTTCGCCGACCGGCGGCTCGTCGTCGGCATCGTACTCGGCTTCGAATTCGGCGACGACGCGCTCCGGAACGGCGATCCTAACAGTTTGATCGTCGCCGTCCAATCGGACGGGGCGGCCGTCCTCGAAGGCGGTCGCGAACTCGCGGAAGACGGCGGCCAGTTCCGCGCGGTCGTACCCGCGCTCGAGTTCGAACTCGGTTTCGCCGTCCGTCTCCGAGTCGTTCGATCCGTCCGAATCGTCGGGTGAGTCGACCATACGGGGATTACGAGCGGCGTCCGGTTAGTATTTCGTGCGCTCCCACCGAACGCCGTCGGTCGTCCGGGCTGTCGGTGCGTTTTTGTCGTCGCGCTGTCTTCGCTCGGCCATGACTTCACGCGACTGGCGCGCCGACCGCGATGCCGTCCTCGACCGCGACGGGTTCTCGTGTCGACACTGCGGCACCGACGGCGGCGACGACGACCCTGCCGCGCTCCGACTCGTCCCCGTCGGCGACGTTCCGCTCGAGGGAGATGTCCACGAGAGCGCGCTCGTCACCGTTTGCGACGAGTGTTTCGCGACGCTCGAGTCCTCGCCGTCGGCGGACCCGATCGCCAGCGACGAGCTGTTTCGCCGCGTCCGCGCAACGACTGGCGTGCAGGGCGAGACGATTTCGGACATCGCGTCGTTCGCGTCAATCGCGACGTCGCTGCCCGCCACCCTCGAGTCCGCCGTCGACGACGGAACGGACGCCGAACTCGACGACTCGATCTCGGAGTATCGCCGCAGTCGCCGCGACGTGTTGCTCGCGCTCGCGGTCGTCGACGCCCGACTCGAGCGCCTCGCCGCCCTCGACGGCGGCGCGTACGACCCCGAGATCCGGACCGCGCTCGAGGGCTTTTCCGACGCCGCGGCCGACCTGCAGTCGACGCTCCGCGAGGTCGTCGCACTGAGCGAAACGGTCGCGATCGGCCTCGAGCGCTGCCACGGCTGTTTCGGCGCGCTCGAAGGGGAGACGTGTGAGACGTGCGGGCTCGAGGCGCGCGAGACCGCGGAGTGGGAGGGCGACGACGGGGCCCTCGCGTTCGAGCGGCTGTTCGCGACGATCAACGACCGGCTACAGGGGGCATCGGAGACGACCGAGACGCTGACCGATCGAACGACGACGCTCGCGCGACGGCTTACGGCGGCGTAGTCGGGAGAGAAGTCGAACGACTCGCGAACCGCTCAGGTGTCGGCGACCACGCTCGAGTCGAAGTTCGCGATCGTTTCGTCGGTCACGCCACCCCGGGAGAACAGCGTGACGATGTCGTCGGAACGGATTTCCGTGTCGCCGTGTGGTGTCAGCACGGTATCGTCTCGCTCGATAGCGATCACGAGCGTGTCGTCGGTGAGGGCATCACAGCGGGCCGCTTCCTGAATCCGCATTCCGGCGGCCGGGGCGTCCCGATCGACGGTCACCTCCGCGACTTCCGCGTCGCCGGAGAGGCTGATGAAGTCCGTCAGCACGGCGTTCTGGGTCTCGTCGGTGGGACCGTACGGCGAGTACGCGCGAGTCGTTTCCGTCTGAACGAGCACCTCGTCTTCGATCTCGACGCCGAGATCCGAGAGCGATCGGGCGATCCGGCGTAAGTCCTCGGTGTCGCTCCCGACCGCAAGCACGTGCAGGTTCCGCCGTCCGGTCATCAGTTCGCGGACGTTGACGACTCCCGGAATGATCTGGGCCTGTCGCGCGATCGATTCCCGCTCGGAGACCGGCGCGTTGCACATAAAGAGGTTCGGCAGATGACCGTCCGCCCGTTCGAAATCGATGCTCGCGTGATAGCCGGTGATAACGCCCTGCTCCTCGAGTTGCGAGATCCGGTTCCGAATCGTCCCCGGGGAGACGTTCAGGTCGTCCGCGATCGCCGGAGCCGAGGTGTTCCGAGCGTCACCCATCAGCGCGTGAATGATCCGACGATCGATCTCGTCGAGCCGATAGTCCATATCCGCGCTGTACGCCGGCGGGTACTATATTCTCCGTTGATCGTCGTCGGTAGTGTCACCAACATATTATTTTTGCTGTATCAGTAATTTATTGGATCTGCACTCAGGTATCCCCAATCATATCGGATTATTTATACCGGTGTCGCGGAAAGGACCACACAAATGATCGAGGACGACCCCGCGAGGCCCGCCGCGAGCCGGCGGGACGGCACTGGTATGCGGAACCATCGACCCCGCTCGAGCGCGGATCGGCCGCGAATCACACTGCGGCAATGCCAGACCGATGAGTGACGACGAACTCGCCAAGGACCTGGGGCTCCTGTCCGCCCTCGCGATCGGTATGGGGACGATGATCGGCGCGGGTATCTTCGTCCTCCCCGGCGCTGCCGCTCAGGAAGCCGGCCCGATAGTCGTCGTCTCGTTCGTGATCGGCGGCGCGATCGCGATGGTCAACGCGTTAGCGGTGAGCGAACTCGGGACGGCGATGCCGAAAGCCGGCGGCGGCTACTACTACGTCAACCGCGGTCTCGGACCGCTGTTCGGGTCGATCTCCGGCATGGGCGACTGGATGGGTCTGGCCTTCGCCTCGGCGTTTTACTGCATCGGCTTCGGGGGCTATCTCACCGACCTGCTCGCCGGCACGGTGCTCGCGCTGCCGACGCTCGAGTTCGGGCTGTTCGCGCTGACGGACATCCAGTTGGGAGCCCTGATCGCCGGGCTCCTGTTCGTCGGCGTCAACTACGTGGGCGCGAAGGAGACCGGGGGCGTCCAGACGGTGATCGTCACGGTCCTGTTGGGCATCCTTACGATCTTCGCCGCAACCGGCTTTCTGCATTTCAACTGGGGGACGTTGACGACCGACGGGCTCGCGCCGACCGACGCGGGCTACGGCGCGATCCTCCCGGGGACCGCCCTCGTCTTCGTCTCCTTTCTCGGCTACGCGAAGATCGCGACCGTCGCGGAGGAACTGAAAAACCCCGGTCGGAACCTCCCGATCGCGGTCATCGGCAGCGTCGCCGTCGTGACGGCCATCTACGCCGTCCTCGTCGGCACGATGGTCGGCATCGTCCCGTGGCACGCACTCGACGACAGCGTGCCCGTCTCACAGGTCGCCGAGATCACGTTCGCGGGGATCCCCGTGCTCGACGCCGTCGGCGTCACCCTGATCTCGCTGGCAGCGATGCTCGCGACCGCCTCGAGCGCGAACGCGTCGATCCTCTCGTCGGCCCGGATCAACTTCGCGATGGGCCGGGACAAGATCGTCACGGACAGACTCAACGAGATCCACCCCACGTACGCGACGCCGTACCGGTCGATCCTGCTGACCGGCAGCGTCATCGTCGTGTTCATCGCCGCGCTGGGACAGGACCTCGAGATCCTCGCGAAGGCGGCGAGCGTGCTCCACCTGATCGTCTACGGCCTGATGAACCTCGCGCTGATCGCGTTCCGGCAGGCCGACGTGCCCGACTACGACCCGGACTTTCGGGTGCCGTTCTACCCGGTGACGCCGATCGTCGGCACAGTGCTTTCCTTCGGCCTCATCGGGTTCATGGACCCGATCGAAATCGGCCTGAGTCTCGCCTTCGTCGCCGTCGCGGTGCTGTGGTACGCGCTGTACGCGCGCTCGAAGACGCCCCGGCAGGGCGTCCTCGGCCAGTACATCCTCGACCGGTCCGAGGCGATGCCGGACGTCGCGGTTTCGGCGGCGAACGCGGCCAGACCCGATGGGTCGGGCGAGTATCGCGTGCTGGTCCCGCTGGCAAACCCTCGGACCGAGCGACACCTGATCGAGTTCGCCAGCACGCTCGCCGCCGAACGGGACGGCATCGTCCACGCGGTCCACGTGGTACAGGTCCCCGACCAGACGCCGCTCGAGCGCGGTGTCGAACGGATCGACACCGAATCCGAGAGACTGCTCGAGCGGGCCCGCGAGCACGCCGCGGCCCGCGACGTGGAGATCGAGACGACGACGATCGCCTCGCATCGTTCCGTCGAGGAGGTGTTCGACGCCGCCCGCGAGTACGACGCCGATCAAGTGGTGATGGGCTGGGGCGGGGACCGGCCGTGGTCCGTGGGTCGCGCCGAACAGCCGCTCGACGAACTCGCCCGCGACCTCCCGTGTGACTTCCTCGTGTTGAAAGACCGGGGCTACGATCCCAGCCGGATCCTGCTGCCGACCGCCGGCGGACCGGACTCCGATCTCAGCGCCGAGATCGCGAGAACCCTGCGTTCGGCCACCGGTGCCTCGATCGACCTGCTCCACGTCGTCGACGACGAGAGCGAGCGCGAGGCCGGCGAGGCGTTCCTCACCGAGTGGGCCGCCGACCACAATATCGGGGACGCCGTGCTCACGGTCGATACGTCGGGCGATATCGAAGGTGCGATCGACCGCGAAGCCGCCGGAGAGACGCTCGTAATCATCGGCGCGACCGAGCGCGGCCTGCTCTCCCGGCTCGTCCGCGGCTCGCTCGTCTTCGACATCGTCGACGACCTCGAGTGTTCCGTGTTGCTCGCCGAGCGGCCGACGACGCGGTCGCTCCGCGAGCGGCTGTTCGGTCGCTCGAAGAAGTAGAAACGGGCGGTCGGATTCGGAACGGCTTACAGTTCGGTCGCGGCCTCGAGCGAGAGATCGATCGCGCGCCCGACGTTGTTTTTCGCCTTGTCCGGGAGTTCGTCGTCCTCGGTGTCGGTGCCCTTCTGGGTGCCTTCGACGAGGTTGCCGTCGACGGTACAGATCGCGCCGGCGCGCAGTCCCTTGCGGCGGGCCAGCGAGAAGACGGCGGCGGCCTCCATCTCGACGGCTAACATGCCGGCGTCCTCCCAGTCGGCGACGTGTTCGTCGGTCTCGGCGTAGAAGGCGTCGTCGGAGACGATCGGGCCGACGTGGACATCCTCGTCGTTCGCCTCGGCGGAGTCGACCAACGCCGAGAGCACGTCGTAGTCCGGGACCGCGGGGTACTCGGTGGCCTCGTAGCGCTTGCTCGTCCCCTCGTGTTTCGCCGCGCCCGTCGCGACGATCATGTCGCCGATCTCGATGCCGGACTGGAGCGCGCCGGTCGTCCCGACCCGGAGGAACGTCTCGACGCCGACGTTGGCCATCTCCTCGATCGCGATCGCGGCGGAGGGACAGCCGATCCCCGTCGAGCAGATCGTCAGCTCACGCCCCTCGTAGGTGGCGTTGACGATCTTGTACTCCCGGTTCTGTGCGATCGTTTCCGACTCGTCGCAGTGATCGGCGATCCGATCGACTCGCCCGGGGTCGCCCGGAATGAGCGCGATGTCCGTCAGATCTCCGTCGTCGACCAGCAGGTGTGGTTGGGTCGCCATACCGTCGGATTCCGCGGGCGGTACAAAAAAAGGTTCGAGGAAGGGCCGAGGCTGACCGACTCGCCCGGCGATCCTCGACAGCACCCCCGTTTCCCGCACTCGCCCGGCGACCCGCCCGTCGCCGTCAGTCGATCGGGCACACGTCGACGCGCTCGGATCGGATCGTGACCAGCGCGTCGTCGATTTCGAACTCGACGGTCCCCGCCGACCGGCTATCGCCCCGATTCGTCTCGGCGAAGAGGCTGTCGAGTGCGTCCGGATCGATGTAGTCGTAGAGCTGCGTACTGGCCGCGGTAACATCGTCACCGTAATACCGGGCCAGTGCCGTTGCAGCGGCGATACTCGGCGGTTCGTCGTCTCGTCGGTCGTACTGGATGCGCCGTTGAAGGTCACATCCGTGGGACTGGTTTACCCTTCCTTCCGTCATGTCTCTCAGTCACGGGATCGTGACTGTTACTGGAGTGGCCAACGGCGTCGTCCATATAACTACCGTCAGACAACACCCGGTG from Natrinema versiforme includes these protein-coding regions:
- a CDS encoding amphi-Trp domain-containing protein codes for the protein MVDSPDDSDGSNDSETDGETEFELERGYDRAELAAVFREFATAFEDGRPVRLDGDDQTVRIAVPERVVAEFEAEYDADDEPPVGELELELEWDDPDGSSVRVTDRDSIADGDTAGSAETAAAAETETADRGADADSADVDPVAAVMPLEGVADRDGGDDGVEADETDETAVAADSGRTSRFEVYEDKGGQWRWRLVHWNGNIVADSGEGYASRSNAERAARSVMRSAPAARIDRLE
- a CDS encoding HalOD1 output domain-containing protein — its product is MTEGRVNQSHGCDLQRRIQYDRRDDEPPSIAAATALARYYGDDVTAASTQLYDYIDPDALDSLFAETNRGDSRSAGTVEFEIDDALVTIRSERVDVCPID
- a CDS encoding amino acid permease produces the protein MSDDELAKDLGLLSALAIGMGTMIGAGIFVLPGAAAQEAGPIVVVSFVIGGAIAMVNALAVSELGTAMPKAGGGYYYVNRGLGPLFGSISGMGDWMGLAFASAFYCIGFGGYLTDLLAGTVLALPTLEFGLFALTDIQLGALIAGLLFVGVNYVGAKETGGVQTVIVTVLLGILTIFAATGFLHFNWGTLTTDGLAPTDAGYGAILPGTALVFVSFLGYAKIATVAEELKNPGRNLPIAVIGSVAVVTAIYAVLVGTMVGIVPWHALDDSVPVSQVAEITFAGIPVLDAVGVTLISLAAMLATASSANASILSSARINFAMGRDKIVTDRLNEIHPTYATPYRSILLTGSVIVVFIAALGQDLEILAKAASVLHLIVYGLMNLALIAFRQADVPDYDPDFRVPFYPVTPIVGTVLSFGLIGFMDPIEIGLSLAFVAVAVLWYALYARSKTPRQGVLGQYILDRSEAMPDVAVSAANAARPDGSGEYRVLVPLANPRTERHLIEFASTLAAERDGIVHAVHVVQVPDQTPLERGVERIDTESERLLERAREHAAARDVEIETTTIASHRSVEEVFDAAREYDADQVVMGWGGDRPWSVGRAEQPLDELARDLPCDFLVLKDRGYDPSRILLPTAGGPDSDLSAEIARTLRSATGASIDLLHVVDDESEREAGEAFLTEWAADHNIGDAVLTVDTSGDIEGAIDREAAGETLVIIGATERGLLSRLVRGSLVFDIVDDLECSVLLAERPTTRSLRERLFGRSKK
- a CDS encoding Lrp/AsnC family transcriptional regulator, with the protein product MDYRLDEIDRRIIHALMGDARNTSAPAIADDLNVSPGTIRNRISQLEEQGVITGYHASIDFERADGHLPNLFMCNAPVSERESIARQAQIIPGVVNVRELMTGRRNLHVLAVGSDTEDLRRIARSLSDLGVEIEDEVLVQTETTRAYSPYGPTDETQNAVLTDFISLSGDAEVAEVTVDRDAPAAGMRIQEAARCDALTDDTLVIAIERDDTVLTPHGDTEIRSDDIVTLFSRGGVTDETIANFDSSVVADT
- a CDS encoding nucleoside phosphorylase, with translation MATQPHLLVDDGDLTDIALIPGDPGRVDRIADHCDESETIAQNREYKIVNATYEGRELTICSTGIGCPSAAIAIEEMANVGVETFLRVGTTGALQSGIEIGDMIVATGAAKHEGTSKRYEATEYPAVPDYDVLSALVDSAEANDEDVHVGPIVSDDAFYAETDEHVADWEDAGMLAVEMEAAAVFSLARRKGLRAGAICTVDGNLVEGTQKGTDTEDDELPDKAKNNVGRAIDLSLEAATEL
- a CDS encoding HNH endonuclease — its product is MTSRDWRADRDAVLDRDGFSCRHCGTDGGDDDPAALRLVPVGDVPLEGDVHESALVTVCDECFATLESSPSADPIASDELFRRVRATTGVQGETISDIASFASIATSLPATLESAVDDGTDAELDDSISEYRRSRRDVLLALAVVDARLERLAALDGGAYDPEIRTALEGFSDAAADLQSTLREVVALSETVAIGLERCHGCFGALEGETCETCGLEARETAEWEGDDGALAFERLFATINDRLQGASETTETLTDRTTTLARRLTAA
- a CDS encoding AI-2E family transporter; amino-acid sequence: MNLSKGFLLVLVALFAYLSLLLVLPFFQYILGAILIAYVLYPVQQRLETHVAAPIAAFGLVALAIAGFVVPLIGIVAAVASDARRLLEQVNTDSLQVADLERAIEEQTGQTVDLPSALADAAQSAGTMVLERSTEWFSALTHVLIGLGLALFLLYYLLKDGGDLLAWLRELTPLPDDAQDDFYQKLDEVMWAVLAGHVLIAIIQGTLAGLGLLATGVPNAAFWTFVMIILSLIPLIGSFLVWGPAVVYLFLIDQPLFAVGLFVYSVIIVGLSDDYLRPVLVDRYAELNPAVIILGVLGGVYAFGVMGLFYGPVVLGALIATLDVMNDHYDRLEETPGMS
- a CDS encoding DUF547 domain-containing protein is translated as MSTQLDPLSLSADLLYTVKTEGDADQLREHLAALERTQLERALSGREGKLAFWLNCYNAYAQLLIEEEEPDLLEGGLLDRWKFFARDQIPVSGVWLSLNDIEHGLLRSSKQSWGFGYVPRLFPSSFERQFRLEECDPRVHFALGHGAEHCPPIAVYSPRDVDEELDIAIEWFLEENVSYDPADDAATVPRLFRQYRGDFGGKQGVVDFLREYNAVPEGTTPVLEYEQIDHSAELDVDLDAEDIRS